The Paenibacillus uliginis N3/975 genome has a window encoding:
- a CDS encoding ribonucleoside-diphosphate reductase subunit alpha, translated as MPQLVIKPNNRQLAFDENRLSVYADRILNELDMLSKEQLLRGVHSKLRGDKVTGDEISSAFTMSALELVTKEEPNWKFAAARSLLTSLYKKAANHRRYKAYPEEPYGAFFPLITELVQKGIYREELLECYTKAQIEELGETIDYTRDLLFDYIGLLTLAERYLATDFDGRVMELPQERYMVIAMYLMHKEPAEKRMELVKEAYWAMSNIYMTAATPTMSNAGKKVAGQLSSCFIDTVDDSLEGIFDSNTDIARLSKMGGGIGVYLGKVRARGSDIRGHKNTSSGVIPWIRQLNNTAVSVDQLGTRKGAIAVYLDVFHKDILAFLDLKLNNGDERMRAHDVFHGVCLPDLFMEAVEARDEWSLFCPHEVKKVMGWKDENGRPLGLEDFYDEKLGQGMFREKYAEAVAHPLLSRITVQAIDIMKRVMKSQLETGTPYMFYRDTVNRANPNSAHGMVYSSNLCTEIMQNQSATVIEHEELVTKDGQTRIVISKVPGDFVVCNLNSIHLARAVPAGVLERLVPIQVRMLDNVIDINNIEVLQAQYTNSQYRAVGLGTFGLHHLLALEGIRWESDEAVAYNDNLYEKINYLLVKSSMELAKEKGHYPKFKGSDWESGEYFTYRGYTDGEHEGKYVTTEQWRELQQEVQQSGVRNAWLFAIAPNGSTSIIAGSTASIDPLYELLSYEEKTTYKIANPAPDLSEKTIWYYKTAFLIDQNWSIKMAAARQRHVDQAQSFNLYVRPDIRASEFLELHLHAWKAGLKSTYYVRSRALTIEECESCAS; from the coding sequence ATGCCCCAACTCGTAATTAAACCGAACAACCGTCAACTTGCTTTTGATGAAAACCGTCTCTCTGTTTATGCCGACCGAATTTTGAACGAACTGGATATGCTGAGCAAGGAACAATTGCTTCGCGGTGTTCATTCCAAACTTCGTGGCGACAAAGTGACCGGCGATGAGATTAGCAGCGCATTCACGATGTCGGCTCTTGAGCTTGTTACCAAAGAGGAACCGAACTGGAAGTTCGCGGCAGCACGTTCACTTTTAACTTCCCTATATAAAAAAGCGGCCAACCACCGCCGTTACAAAGCTTATCCGGAAGAGCCTTACGGCGCCTTCTTCCCCCTCATTACAGAGCTAGTACAAAAAGGAATTTACCGTGAAGAACTTCTGGAATGCTACACCAAAGCACAGATTGAAGAGCTCGGAGAAACGATTGATTATACCCGTGACCTGCTGTTCGATTACATCGGACTACTGACGCTGGCAGAGCGTTACCTAGCAACCGACTTTGACGGCCGAGTGATGGAGCTTCCACAGGAGCGTTACATGGTCATCGCGATGTACCTCATGCACAAAGAGCCAGCTGAGAAACGTATGGAGCTTGTAAAAGAAGCCTACTGGGCGATGAGCAACATCTACATGACGGCTGCAACGCCGACGATGTCCAATGCTGGTAAAAAGGTAGCCGGCCAGCTGTCCAGCTGCTTTATCGACACGGTAGATGACTCGCTCGAAGGAATTTTCGACTCCAACACCGACATAGCACGTCTCAGCAAAATGGGCGGCGGTATCGGCGTTTACCTCGGCAAAGTCCGTGCCCGTGGCTCCGACATCCGTGGACACAAGAACACCAGCTCCGGCGTTATCCCTTGGATCCGCCAGCTGAACAACACAGCAGTTAGTGTAGATCAGCTCGGCACACGCAAAGGCGCCATCGCCGTTTACCTGGATGTCTTCCATAAAGACATTCTCGCTTTTCTGGACCTGAAGCTGAACAACGGTGACGAGCGCATGAGAGCACATGACGTGTTCCACGGCGTATGCTTGCCTGACCTGTTCATGGAGGCTGTAGAAGCCCGTGATGAGTGGAGCCTCTTCTGTCCTCACGAAGTGAAGAAAGTGATGGGCTGGAAAGACGAGAACGGCCGCCCGCTTGGTCTGGAAGACTTCTACGATGAGAAGCTTGGTCAAGGAATGTTCCGTGAAAAATATGCAGAAGCCGTAGCACATCCGCTGCTCTCCCGCATTACGGTTCAAGCGATCGATATCATGAAACGTGTCATGAAATCGCAACTGGAAACCGGAACACCGTACATGTTCTACCGTGACACCGTAAACCGTGCCAACCCGAACTCTGCACACGGTATGGTCTACTCTTCCAACCTGTGTACTGAAATTATGCAGAACCAATCGGCTACAGTTATTGAACATGAAGAGCTCGTAACCAAAGATGGACAGACCCGCATTGTCATCTCCAAAGTTCCTGGCGACTTTGTTGTCTGCAACCTGAATTCCATTCATCTGGCACGTGCAGTCCCAGCTGGTGTACTGGAGCGTCTTGTACCGATCCAGGTGCGTATGCTAGATAACGTCATTGACATCAACAACATCGAAGTGCTGCAAGCACAATACACGAATAGCCAATATCGCGCTGTCGGCCTTGGAACCTTCGGTCTGCATCACCTGCTGGCCCTGGAAGGCATCCGCTGGGAATCCGATGAGGCGGTTGCATATAATGACAATCTGTATGAAAAAATTAACTACCTGCTCGTTAAATCCAGCATGGAGCTGGCTAAGGAAAAAGGGCATTATCCGAAGTTCAAAGGCTCCGACTGGGAGAGCGGCGAGTACTTTACGTACCGCGGTTACACCGACGGCGAGCATGAAGGCAAGTATGTAACGACCGAGCAGTGGCGCGAGCTGCAGCAGGAAGTACAGCAAAGCGGTGTCCGCAACGCATGGCTCTTTGCCATCGCGCCGAACGGCTCCACTTCGATTATTGCCGGCTCAACTGCCAGTATTGATCCGCTGTATGAGCTTCTCTCTTATGAAGAGAAAACAACGTATAAAATTGCCAACCCAGCTCCCGATCTGTCCGAGAAGACGATCTGGTATTACAAAACGGCCTTCCTGATTGATCAGAACTGGTCCATCAAAATGGCTGCTGCCCGTCAGCGTCACGTTGACCAGGCTCAAAGCTTCAACCTGTACGTTCGTCCAGACATCCGAGCTTCGGAGTTCCTAGAACTGCATCTTCACGCATGGAAGGCCGGCTTGAAGTCGACCTACTATGTGCGCAGCCGTGCGCTTACTATTGAAGAATGTGAGAGTTGTGCAAGCTGA
- a CDS encoding transposase — translation MFFKEFPQLKKKLWGVRLWNPSYFVVTINKHTEAQNNSTFKITK, via the coding sequence CTGTTTTTTAAAGAGTTCCCACAGCTAAAAAAGAAACTGTGGGGAGTTCGTCTTTGGAACCCTTCTTACTTTGTGGTAACTATTAACAAACATACAGAAGCACAGAACAACAGTACATTCAAAATCACTAAGTGA
- a CDS encoding ribonucleotide-diphosphate reductase subunit beta — protein sequence MQMQKIFNTEAPNQSTRIIEGECSGILNWNDIRMPHMYKLYKVLLLNHWIADEIPMSKDAQQFPRLDPEEQRTFKINISLLAVLDSMQTMFVGDVKRYFTDSSLEAISAIIGQQEVVHNQSYSYVLSSIVSEQEQKEIFEYWKHDPVLLDRNRFIADIYQSFRDNPSPQTFFKSMVADLILEGIFFYSTFAFFYNLARDQKMMATSQMISYIQRDENQHCYFFAEVFKQLLIDFPELNSKENIDYLYRTIDRAVELETNWAHYTLSEVRGIDLNELSDYIKYIANRRLKMMGLEKAYEGVDVNCMPWIKPFSDEALNATKTDFFEAKSRNYGKVGDDNGFDDL from the coding sequence ATGCAAATGCAAAAAATATTTAATACTGAAGCGCCTAACCAATCTACACGCATCATTGAAGGCGAATGCTCGGGCATTTTAAACTGGAATGACATCCGGATGCCACATATGTACAAGCTGTACAAAGTGCTGCTGCTGAACCACTGGATCGCTGATGAAATTCCGATGTCCAAAGATGCACAGCAGTTCCCACGTCTGGATCCGGAAGAGCAACGTACATTCAAGATCAATATTTCCCTGCTTGCTGTATTGGATTCGATGCAGACGATGTTCGTCGGGGATGTGAAACGGTACTTCACGGACTCTTCCCTTGAAGCAATCTCGGCGATTATCGGTCAGCAAGAGGTTGTCCACAACCAATCCTACTCCTACGTTCTATCTTCTATCGTTTCTGAACAGGAGCAGAAAGAGATTTTCGAATACTGGAAGCACGATCCGGTTCTGTTAGACCGCAACCGGTTCATCGCTGACATCTATCAGTCTTTCCGTGACAACCCGTCACCACAGACGTTCTTCAAATCGATGGTGGCTGACCTGATTCTGGAAGGTATTTTCTTCTACAGCACGTTCGCCTTCTTCTACAACCTGGCACGTGACCAGAAAATGATGGCGACAAGCCAAATGATCTCCTACATTCAGCGTGATGAGAACCAGCACTGCTACTTCTTCGCCGAAGTGTTCAAACAGCTGCTGATAGATTTCCCTGAACTGAACTCTAAAGAGAACATCGACTACCTGTACCGCACGATTGACCGCGCCGTTGAGCTCGAAACAAACTGGGCTCATTACACACTAAGTGAAGTTCGCGGCATTGATCTGAACGAGCTGTCTGACTACATCAAATACATTGCTAACCGTCGCCTGAAAATGATGGGTCTTGAAAAAGCTTACGAAGGCGTGGATGTGAACTGCATGCCTTGGATCAAGCCTTTCTCCGACGAAGCATTGAACGCAACGAAAACTGACTTCTTCGAAGCTAAATCCCGCAACTACGGTAAAGTTGGCGACGACAACGGATTTGACGATCTGTAA